Part of the Streptomyces sp. NBC_01353 genome, GACCTCGGCGCGCTCGTCGGTCTGTTCCTCGCCCTGGGCGGCGTCGGCCTCGCCCTCCTTACCGGCGACGGCATCTGGGACGGCATCGGCACCCTCTGCATCGGTGTCCTGCTCATCCTGATCGCGATCGTCCTCGCCGCCGAGACCAAGTCCCTGCTGCTCGGCGAGTCCGCCGGCATCGAAGACGTGAAGAAGATCGAGGCCGCGGTCGTCGACGGCGAGACCGTCACCCGCCTCATCCACATGCGCACGCTCCACCTCGGCCCCGAGGAGCTCCTCGTCGCCGCCAAGATCGCCGTCCGCACCGACGAGACGGCCTCCCAGGTGGCGGCGGCCATCAACGCGGCGGAGGACCGCATCCGCACGGCCGTCCCGATCGCCCGGGTCATCTACCTGGAGCCGGACGTCTACGACGAGTCGGCCGCAGCGGCAGGCACCAACCCAGCAAAGTCCCCGGGCGGCCCGAGCCACTGACACCCAGCCCCGTTGTGCCCACCTGTCCCGCCGGGGCGGAACAGGTGAGCACAACTCTGGGCTCGACACCACGACGAGCGGCGCCGCTGACAGGACCCGCACCAAGGGGCCCGGGGTCACCACGACCCCGGGCCCTTTCGCGCGCCCCGGGGTTATCCGCTCTCTCGACCCCATGTCGAGGCCGAATCCGGCCGATCCCGATACCAGGCGGACTGTGGGCCGCCGCCCTGATCGGTGTAGATTCGTGACCAGCCAGACGTCGCTGCTGATGGCGGTCGGGCGGTCCGCACGGACCGGCCGAGGGAGAGAGGGCCTCCGACGACTGCACCGCGGGAGTACCCGGGCATTCGTATGCCCGCGCTACGCCACATCGCGGTGTCAGGCGCCCCGACCGACCCTCGAACTCGATCCACGAGGAGCAGCCCAGTCATGACGACTGCCGCCACCCAGCAGGACTTCAAGGTCGCCGACCTGTCCCTTGCCGCCTTCGGCCGCAAGGAGATCACGCTCGCCGAGCACGAGATGCCCGGCCTGATGTCGATCCGCCGCGAGTACGCCGAGCAGCAGCCGCTCGCCGGCGCCCGCGTCACCGGCTCCCTGCACATGACCGTGCAGACCGCCGTCCTCATCGAGACCCTGGTCGCCCTCGGCGCCGAGGTCCGCTGGGCGTCCTGCAACATCTTCTCCACCCAGGACCACGCCGCCGCGGCCATCGCCGTCGGCCCGAACGGCACCCCCGAGGCCCCCGCCGGCGTCCCGGTCTTCGCCTGGAAGGGCGAGACCCTGGAGGAGTACTGGTGGTGCACGGAGCAGGCCCTGACCTGGCCGAACACGCCCACCGGCGGCCCGAACATGATCCTGGACGACGGCGGTGACGCCACCCTCCTCGTCCACAAGGGCGTCGAGTTCGAGAAGGCCGGCTCCGCCCCGGACCCGTCCACCGCGGACAGCGAGGAGTACGGCTACATCCTCCGTCTCCTCAACCGCACCCTCGGCGAGAACCCGCAGAAGTGGACCCAGCTGGCCTCCGAGATCCGCGGCGTGACCGAGGAGACCACGACCGGTGTCCACCGCCTGTACGAGATGCACCAGGCCGGCACCCTTCTCTTCCCGGCGATCAACGTGAACGACGCCGTCACGAAGTCGAAGTTCGACAACAAGTACGGCTGCCGCCACTCCCTGATCGACGGCATCAACCGCGCCACCGACGTCCTCATCGGCGGCAAGACCGCGGTCGTCTTCGGCTACGGCGACGTCGGCAAGGGCTGCGCCGAGTCCCTCCGCGGCCAGGGCGCCCGTGTC contains:
- the ahcY gene encoding adenosylhomocysteinase; protein product: MTTAATQQDFKVADLSLAAFGRKEITLAEHEMPGLMSIRREYAEQQPLAGARVTGSLHMTVQTAVLIETLVALGAEVRWASCNIFSTQDHAAAAIAVGPNGTPEAPAGVPVFAWKGETLEEYWWCTEQALTWPNTPTGGPNMILDDGGDATLLVHKGVEFEKAGSAPDPSTADSEEYGYILRLLNRTLGENPQKWTQLASEIRGVTEETTTGVHRLYEMHQAGTLLFPAINVNDAVTKSKFDNKYGCRHSLIDGINRATDVLIGGKTAVVFGYGDVGKGCAESLRGQGARVIVTEIDPICALQAAMDGYQVATLDDVVETADIFITTTGNKDIIMASDMAKMKHQAIVGNIGHFDNEIDMAGLAKIEGIVKDEVKPQVHTWKFADGKVLIVLSEGRLLNLGNATGHPSFVMSNSFADQTLAQIELFTKPQEYPTDVYVLPKHLDEKVARLHLAALGVKLTTLRPEQAAYIGVEVEGPYKPDHYRY